The following is a genomic window from Streptomyces chrestomyceticus JCM 4735.
GCGCAGGTGCTTCTTGACCGTCATGGGGTAGTACGTGCCGCCCTTGACCGTCGCGTCGTTGGCGACGATCACCGTCTCGCGACCGGAGACCCGGCCGACGCCCGCGATCACGCCCGCGGCCGGCGCGGCACCGCCGTACATCCCCTCCGCCGCCAGCGGCGCCAGCTCCAGGAACGGCGAGCCGGGGTCCAGCAGGGCGTCCACCCGGTCGCGCGGCAGCAGCTTGCCCCGCGCGGTGTGCCGGGCCCTGGCCTTCTCGCCGCCGCCGAGGCGGGCCGCGGCGAGCCGGGCGCGCAGGTCCTCGGCCAGTTCCTGGTGGGCGGCCTCGTTGGCGCGCCAGGTGTCCGACGCCGGGTCGGCCGTGCTGTCCAGCACCGGTGCCACTTCCGCCGGGTCCATCCGCATCCGTGCCTCCGCCTCCTTCGGCTCCCTCACCACAGCTCCTCCGTACGGCTGCCGCGGACGCCGGGGATCGCCCGGCCGTTAATGGGCGTTAACTTCCTTGCCGCCAGGTTAACGACCACTAACCCGCCTGTCTACAATCGGTTGTATGAGCAGCACACACGCCCCGGCAGCCACCAGCCGACGCGAGCAGATCCTCAAGGAGGCGGCCCGGCTCTTCGCCGAGCGCGGGTTCCACGGCGTCGGCGTGGACGAGATCGGTGCCGCCGTCGGCATCTCCGGGCCCGGCCTCTACCGGCACTTCGCCGGCAAGGACGCGATGCTGGCCGAACTGCTCGTCGGTATCAGTGAACGGCTGCTGGAGGGCGGCCGCATCCGCGCCGCCTCCGGTGGCGACAGCCCCGCCGCCGTGCTGGACGCCCTGATCGAGGGGCACATCGACTTCGCCCTCGACGACCGCCCGCTGATCACCGTCCACGACCGCGAACTGGACCGGCTGCGCGAGGCCGACCGCAAGCGGGTGCGCCGCCTCCAGCGTGAGTACGTGGAGCTGTGGGTGCAGGTGGTGCGCGACGTGTATCCGGCGTGCACTGAGCCGGACGCGCGCGCCTCCGTGCACGCCGTGTTCGGCCTGCTCAACTCGACCCCGCACCTCAGCCGCCCCGGCGCGCTCCCGGGCCGTACGGAGATGTCGGAGCTGCTGCACCGGCTGGCCCGGGGGGCGTTCGCTGCGGTGGGTGCGGACGAGGGTGCGAGCGGGAGCGCAAGCGGGCGCGCGGACGGCGGTACGGGCGTGCCCGGGGGGCTCTCCGCCCCCTCGGTCACCTCTGGACAGTCTCACTGACCGGCGGGTAGCTTTCGGCTGAGCAAGCGCTTAGTCGAGGGGTCGGTGGTGGCCGGCCGGCGGACCTGAGGAGGCGGCGGATGCGTCGTACGGTGTTCAACGAGGATCACGAGGCGTTCCGGGAGACCATCCGCGACTTCATCGCCGCCGAGGTCGTCCCCGTCTACGACGAGTGGCTGCAGGCCGGACAGGCGCCCCGCGACTTCTACAAGAAACTCGGCGCACTGGGCGTCTTCGGCATCGAGGTCCCGGAGGAGTACGGCGGCGCCGGCGAGACCAGCTTCAAGTTCAACGCCGTCATCACCGAAGAGTGTGCCCGGGCCGGCGTCAGCTTCGGCGGCTCCGGCGTGCACACCGCGCTCTGCCTCCCGTACTTCCTGAAGTACGCCACCGAGGAGCAGAAGCGGCGCTGGCTGCCGCCGTTCGTCTCC
Proteins encoded in this region:
- a CDS encoding TetR/AcrR family transcriptional regulator is translated as MSSTHAPAATSRREQILKEAARLFAERGFHGVGVDEIGAAVGISGPGLYRHFAGKDAMLAELLVGISERLLEGGRIRAASGGDSPAAVLDALIEGHIDFALDDRPLITVHDRELDRLREADRKRVRRLQREYVELWVQVVRDVYPACTEPDARASVHAVFGLLNSTPHLSRPGALPGRTEMSELLHRLARGAFAAVGADEGASGSASGRADGGTGVPGGLSAPSVTSGQSH